The genomic window TTTGTCCCCAAGGATTTGCAACCGTTGAACCCGGATCAGTTAAAGTAAGCCGGTTCCGGTTGGGGCGCGGATCACCCCAACCGATTTGCCGCCCGCCCACCCCTTGCTTCGCAAGTGGGCGGCAAAAATAACGGGTAAATTTAGTTTCCATTTTTGGGATGGGTCCGTACTATTCGAACATCATCACGGTTGAACGCCGTGATAAACCTGAGTAACCTAATAAAACGATTTATGCCATTGACACATACTCGCGATCTGTTCGCCAAAGCGTTGAGAGGCAAATATGCGCTGGGCGCGTTCAACGTCAATAACATGGAGCTGATCCAGGCCATCATTGAGGCCTGCGAAGAAGAAAAGGCCCCGGTCATTCTCCAGATTTCCAAAGGCGCCCGGCAATACGCCAACCCGGTTTATTTGAAGAAGTTGATCGAAGCCGCCGTGAACCTCTCGAACATCCCCATCGCGGTGCATTTGGATCATGGCGATACGTTTGACCTGTGCAAACAATGCATTGATGAAGGCTTTACCAGCGTCATGATTGACGTCAGCCACGAACCGTTCGAGAAGAACGTTGAAATCTGCCGCAAAGTCGTGGAATACGCCCACAAACACGATTGCGTCGTCGAAGGCGAACTCGGCCACCTCGTCGGCGCGCAGTTCGATGAAGGCGAAGAAGGCGGCAACTTCTCTGCGGGCGGCCATTACACCCACCCGGATGAAGCCGTCAAATTTGTCAAAGAATCCCAGGTGGACTCCCTCGCCATCGCCATTGGGAACTCGCACGGCGCATACAAGTTCAAGGGCGAACAGCACCTGGACATTGACCGCCTGAAGGCCATCAAAAAGGCCCTCATGGAGGCCGGCATGGGCGATTACCCGCTGGTGTTGCACGGCGCCTCCAGCGTGCCGAAGGAACTCGTCAAAGAAATCAACAAATACGGCGGCAAAATCGGCGAAGACGCCCAAGGCGTTCCCGAATCCGACATCGAAATCGCCCGCC from Verrucomicrobiota bacterium includes these protein-coding regions:
- a CDS encoding ketose-bisphosphate aldolase encodes the protein MPLTHTRDLFAKALRGKYALGAFNVNNMELIQAIIEACEEEKAPVILQISKGARQYANPVYLKKLIEAAVNLSNIPIAVHLDHGDTFDLCKQCIDEGFTSVMIDVSHEPFEKNVEICRKVVEYAHKHDCVVEGELGHLVGAQFDEGEEGGNFSAGGHYTHPDEAVKFVKESQVDSLAIAIGNSHGAYKFKGEQHLDIDRLKAIKKALMEAGMGDYPLVLHGASSVPKELVKEINKYGGKIGEDAQGVPESDIEIARRNGCAKVNIDTDLRLAMTAGIRKAFFENPKEFDPRKYLGPARTHVKDLVCHKVRNVLCCAGHAFD